Part of the Scyliorhinus canicula chromosome 13, sScyCan1.1, whole genome shotgun sequence genome, tctctctgactgtcaatactcttgagggttctaccattcactgtatattccctacctgcataagaccttccaaaatgcattacctcacatttgtccggattaaattccatctgccatctcttcgcccaagtctccaaacgatctaaatcctgctgtatcctctgacagtccttatcgctatccgcaattccaccaacctttgtgtcatctgcaaacttactaatcagaccagttacattttcctccaaatcatttatatgtactacgaacagcaaagcccccagcactgatccctacggaacaccactagtcacagccctccaatcagaaaagcatccttccattgctactctctgccttctatgacctagccagttctgtatccatcttgccagctcacccctgatcccgtgtgacttcaccttttgtaccagtctgccatgagggaccttgtcaaaggccttactgaagtccatatagacaacatccactgcccttcctgcATCAATGAAcgttgtgacctcttcaaaaaactctatcaagttagtgagacacgatcgcCCCTTTACAaagcatgctgcctctcgctaatacgtccatttgcttccaaatgggagtagatcctgtctcgaagaattctctccagtaatttccctaccactaatgTAAGGCTTGCCGGCCTGTAGTTCCATGGATTTTCCTTGCTTCCCTTCTTaaaaaaaggaacaacattggctattttccagtcctccaggacatcacctgaagagtgaggatccaaagatttctatcaaggcctcagcaatttcctctctagcctccttcagtattctggggtagatcccatcaggctctggggacttatctaccttaatatttttcaagacacccaacactttgtctttttggatctcaatgtgacccaggctatctacacacccttctccagactcaacatccaccaattccttctctttggtgaatactgatgcaaaatattcatttagtacctcgcccatttcctctggctccacacatagattcccttgcctatccttctgtgggccaaccctttccctcttgctttttatgtacatgtaaaaaaccttgggattttccttaaccctatttgtcaaTGACTTTTTGCATGTTTCCCTCCAAGCAAGACTGACTTggacaaccacgcccacatgttctggtcttgccccagatttgAAGGgtgctggacagccttcttcgaggcaatgtccaaagtgatgggaatgagggtggagccaagcccgaaagtggcggtttttggggtttcagaccagccagatctattcctggggaggagggcacacgcccttgcctttgcctccctgttcGCCTgtcatagaatcctgttcggctggcagtcagcagtaccacccaaagctgcagactggctgtctgacctctcagaatctctccaaatggagaaaatcaaattcgccaaatgagggtcagacgacggcttccacagaatgtgggagccattcacccaattgttctgggacctgtttgtggccaacgaacaagcagaagaatagccaggtagccaagaaacaggggaaagtagccaaagcatgaaagggagagatagaccgggaggagTGGGGGATACACAGCTAAACCTGAGAGAAAAGtaaggtgaaccacaggaggggggagggggcagaagcgggtgggagagggggaaagtgggaagagacagggaacaatagaggagaaccagggaggtggggagaggcagggaaatgataCCTGGAAGTAGGGCACGGGAaatgataacaaacttggcatctacaggaacagagagcaaggagaatacaggcgaaagacgggaggaatggctgaagcggaggtgagagCGAGGCGACAACGGCATTGaaatccgtccaggagaagcaagtgacaacaccaacaccagacccattcgagtattgccctctgtaattgtttctccggcaccgaaATGCATatctacccccaccccatccccgcacaaacagatgcctacttatgtgttgtaaataatttttccaATTGTGCAGAAttactgctgttgagctggtgcataataccttaccagttactttattttattttttatttatattttattattacttttttttgatatgtttgtgtgtgcccttctcttcaatatatatatatgaatatcttattctgtgtacataacggtaaacacactttgttcaaaaactcaataaaaaacatttataaaagaaaatagtCTGACTTGGACTATAttcctgttccttcactgtcactggatcaaaatcctggaactctgttCCGAACAACactgtgtacctacaccacatggaccttCAAGACGAtgtctcaccaccgccttctcaatggcaattatggatgggcaataaatgttggctcagccagcgatgcccacatccagtgaataattttaaaaatagagaGGAGAGCTCGAGGTGCACAACTGAGTGCTGGGAAGAAAGTAGAACCAGGTGTTTTTCTCCAAATCTAACTTAGAGGCACATAGTAAGGCAGTTAGTATGAAACAATGCATAGTTATCATGTATTCCAGTAAAGGTACTTACTTATAAGAACGATGATAATGAATGCACATATTGCTCCAATTATAATCATCATCTAAAAGTATAGCAAAAAATAAATTAGTCTAGTATGGGTAAACTTATCACATCCATTAAAGTTATGTAAAGTCAGATTTAGTTAATTGAATTATTTTCCAAAACACATTTTGTACATTAAATTATTTCAATTGTTAGTGATATAAAGGAAACTGAAGGAAGAGCAATTTGTAATGTCGAGTCAATAATGTAATGTGTACCTTGTTACACAGTATTCAGAGTGCTGCAGTAGTCAACAGAAGAATGGTCACAAGCAGTGGCATTGCTGGGCACTGGGCTATAGGACCCGGGCTCCAGAAATATTTTGCTGTGCCCCGTCTGGCTGAATCAGGATCTATTTTGTTAGCTACTGAAAAATCTGAATTTAAAATGCGAATTGGACTTAAACCTTTTAATTCCTTGATTGGTGACATTCATATAATGGCACACATGGTGGGGTTATCAACAGAAGTAGTCCAGTCCGCATTTTCCTGCGGAATGTCATAACACGCTCTTTGAGTGGCGGGAGACAGAGGTAGTAGTGAAATGCAAGTCACAATAGCCCCAGAGGGTCATAGATTGCTCTCCGCTTTTgtcagagggtgagagagagagagctgactggtggtgatttaacctgagggtcagcgCAGTGCAGGCTCAGAAGGCATGAGTAATCTCATGAGAACTTCATGAGTAACctcggctggtatgggaattgaaaacCGTGCTGTTGGCATTGCTCCACATTACAAACCAGTCATCCAGCCAACCGAGCTAACTGACTCCCTGGTAGAGAGGGGCTAACCTCATCCCTGACCTTCGGGGCATGATCGATTATGGCTCGCGCAGAACTGCAAAAAAGGTACAAGCAATGGAATATTCCATTTATCGCTAGTTGACTTTTTGTTAAATTAAAGCGAGCCAATTGGGCTATTAACATTTTCAAACAgacaaaaaaatttaaataatttaaatggttattttaaaatttttctGAAATTTCTAAATGATCTGTTTATTAAAATATGTTAGCCTCATCCACATACAGTGAGTCAAGTGTGGTTTTGCCTCACTTGACGGTTGTAAATCCACGAGGTAGGTGAAAAGTTGTAATAGTCACACTGCGcacaagtcaaaatcaaaggaagCGATATAACAACCTCGTTGCGAGACtggtaaatcttgcaagaggcctcttgtAAGGCGTGATGAAGCTGACAAGATCTAATGAGATCCTCACTGGGCGTgaaccagatttgcatattcaagtgatcagttaggctcacttgaatatgtctgtgcTGGAGTTCCCCGATGCGCGTATCGAACAGCCTCACCCCGGAGACCTTGGCTGGGCCGTTTAGCCTTAGCCTCCACAAACATAGCCCAGGTATAATGGCActtgaggtgggggggtggtctcCCAGGATTGGgggccctgggtggttgggctctgggcagggtggtaccctggcacccccgatgccacttgggcaccctggcagtgtcagctttgcaccctggcagtgccacctgggtgccaccctgatgatgccagtgtccaggtggcactgccaggttggcaggagtggtggcaggctggcagtgccaaggtgcctgagtaGGCACCTTGCCCGTGCctgggatcaggcctgggggtgccctagcCTTATGAAATAGGCTGGTGGACTTGATCATCCCTAATTGGTGAGTTGGGACGTTGGATGGTCTGAgaccgcagtggggggggggggggggggggggcattgagagATCAGGGCGACATTTAAATATGGGTGCAGGAAATGGGTCAAAGTGCAGCCTACCTCACCAAGGCCCGAaaaagaagcagagtcccattcaaTAGcagtgtcattctcggcgctgcaagtgccaggaacaccccgctaaacatggCCAAAATGGGATTCTGTATTTTTTCCATGAAATCCCACCCTCAGTTgttaatatatatacatatataatgcGCATATCCAATCTTACCGTCAATTTAAGTGTTaagtaagttaagagcccatatgttaagagtaagatcctggcatggatagaggattggctgactggcagaggcagagagtggggataaagggatctttttcaggatggcagccaatgACTCGTGGTGTGcctaggggtctgtgctgggaccacaacttttcacagtatacattaatgagctggaagaaggaactgcaagtatgttgctaagtttgcagatgatacaaagatctggagagggacaggtaatattgaggaagtgggtggggggggggggggggagggtggctgcagagggatttggacaggctaagagagtggacaatgaagtggcagatgaaatacaatgtggaaaagtgtgaggttatgcattttggagggtggaatagaggcacagactattttttaaaaggggaaatgcttaggaaatggaaatcagaagcacaaagggacttgggagtccttgttcacgattcccttcagtttaatgtgtaggttcagtcagcagttaggaagacaaatgcaatgttagcactcatgtcaagaaggctaaaatacaagaccagggatgtgcttctgaggctgtataaggctctagtcagaccacgtttggagtattgtgagcagttttgggccatgtatctaaggaaggaaggacccttggaaagggtccagaggaagttcacaagaatgatccctggaatgaagagcttgtcgtataaggaacggttgaggactctgggtctgtaatcattgaagtttagaaggatgagggaggatcttattgaaatttacaggatactgcgaggcctggatagagtggatgtggagaggatgtttccacttgtaggaaaaactagaagcagaggacacaatctcagactgaagggacgatcctttacaacagagataaggagaaatttcttcagccagagggtggtgcatctgtggaaccctttgctgcagaagactgtggaggccaagtcactgagtgtatttaagacagagatagataggttcttgattaataaggggatcagggtttatggggagaaggcaggagaatggggatgagaaaattatcagccatgattgaatggcggagcagactcgatgggccgagtggcctaattatgctcctatgtcttatggtcacatCATAAAGTGCTGAACTTATTTTGAATACAACCATTCTAATGTGAAAAACAAAGAATTGATTCTACTGTAAAAAATTGTTGTGTGGGGTAATTGTGTTGCTCAACAAATGGTACTGATATAATGACCAAAGGCTACTGTTTAGAGGTAAGTAAGTCGACCACGAACAAACTTAGATTTATTTTTAAGTGAACAACTTTCCAAGTTGAAGAGTTTGAAAGAGACCGTTGGATCCGATCAGATTGTTTTCCTGAATAATTTATTATCATAATTTTGGTTCCCTGTAGGGAATGGCTGTCACAGGCAGTTTTGTTACTGCAGATATGTGGCACAGAGATGTCAGGGAGAGCAGACACAGGAGGCAAGGCAGCTCCAATGGGTGTCAGGTGTGGAGGGAGGTTCCAGTTAAGGAGACCACCACAATAAGTGTCACATCAGCAGATGTTGGAAAACATGAAGCATCTGATTTGGGAGACAATGAAAACGGGCCAGCGCAGCCAAAACTAACGCAGGTCCCCATATGAATATTATGGTTTGGAAAGATGTTCATTTCAACATCACTGGTTTGAAAGTTTCAACTGATTAGAATACTCCATTAAGCAAATAGCAGCATCCTAAGCgtaattctctgatcctgaggctaagtgttgacgccgtcataaaggccgtcgcgtttctcgacggcatcaacaggcccccaggcccAGCTATTccgagccctacagggggccagcacggcactggagtgatccACGCCATTCCAGCTGCCAATACTGGCCTCAAATagacgccgcgggtctgcgcgtgCACCCTGCCACCAGCGTGATTGCACGCATGCGCACCGAGACTGACGAgattgtgcgcatgcgcagtggcttccttctccgcgccggccgcgaCGTAACAtagcatagggctacaggggccggcgcggtgcaaaagaggcccccagcccatgaggccggcccgccgaacggtaggccccgatcgcgggccaggccacagcagaggtccccccggggtcagacccccctctccctacccccccaccaggccCGGAAGGatgcatgccgaggtcccgccaggtaagaccacaggtggacggcgctggtgggactcagAATTatttgcggccactcggcccatcccaggcggagaattgccggtgccacgccgaccgcgccggcgccaatggcgccgattctctgctcaccATGAAAAATGTTCAGTTCAAAACACACCAGATGCAACAGTGGTCATTGATTAACATTGGCTTAACAACTGGAAAAGGGCACTGGATTCTTTTAGAGAGCAAAAAAAGGCAGCAGGCAAGCATGTTGTCCTGTGTGGCCTTCACAGGCAGTCAGGTGCATGGTGACGTAGTACCATAGTTACAAGCAGAAAATGACAGTGAGATAAAATAAAAACAAGAGTCTCTTCGACTGATTATTGGCATTGCAAAATTTCTGGGAAGCAAGGAATACCATTTGGAGGTCATGATGAAACGGTACGCAGCCAAAATGGGGAAATTTAGCCAGGTGCTTAAATCTACTGATGAGGTGTGACCTATTTCTTCAGAACTACAAAGCACCATCCAAAATAAGCTATATTTCACCATTATCTCACAATGAAGTTATTCAGTGCTGTTCAAAACAAGTAACATCCATAATAGTTGGTGAAATGAAGAGATTGGGAACGTATGTGATAATGGCTGATGAAGCAAGAGACAAATACAAGGAACAGCTGGCAATCTGTGTTTCCTGTGTTGTTCTTTGAATGAATGTTTTCTGGGATTTAGGGCATTAAAAACTTTCAATGCCGAATCCATCACAGAATTAATACAACACTCCCGAACAATTCATGAGTTAGATGATCTTCTGTATTTGGCACAAACATATGGGGGTGCATCTGTTCTGCGTtgagcaagtggtggtgttcaagGGAGAGCTTTTGAGGGGATTGTGAGGAGGGAGAGCTTctaaggggatggcagggaaggagagatcctgagggggacacagagggagggcgGGTTTCTAAGGGGGTTTTGGGGGTCAGAAAGTTTCTCAGGGGGGGATGGgcatgaggagattagagtgAGTGTTGTTTGAAATTGATGATCAGAATCACAGCTTCATTGTTAAAGGATGAATCCCATTTTTGTAGAGCTAGAACCTGATTTAAAAACGCAGGATTAATTGTACGAACGCTTGCTCTTTCAGTCATGTTATTAGCTGCCTAAAGTCAAGATCAGTTTTTTTCGCGACGTGAAAAACTTTTAATCTGGCAGTCAAAACGCAGAAAAATGAAAGCGAGGCAAAAGGATGAAGCTAAGCAGAAAGACAGTGGGCACGATCTACCGATCACGTTGTGCCCGAACAGTGGCAAGACGCGGCctgtagatgctgggagatccctcttctgagATCTACCCAGCCCGCCATGCCTCACAAGATCCAACGCGATCTTATGAGATGTCGTGATCTGAATCCCGCACGTTGTGGGTGAGATCActgtctggcaaatctgcatattagagtgagacagcttgtCCACTATTCACCTCAATTGCTCCTCGTAGTAGCAAGTTCCAAATTTGTGCCACTCTTGGACAAGAGGAACAGTTAATATTTCAGTTCACAAACATTTTGAAAGATTTGCAATCTTAAATCATGCACACACTTCCTGTCTATAAAACATGGCTTTGAAAACTTTCAAAGGGTTTTGAGCTCAAATGCTAATTTGTTTCTCTATTTTTAGTTGTGTGTTAGCCAACCTGCTGTGACATTGCACTTGATGTTTCATTGACGGTTTTTCAATTAGATTGATGAAGGGTATACACAGTTGCTAGTCTGGTTCAGACAGTGTGCCACACTGGTtttcactcctgcctcacagcgccagggacccgggtttaattcccagcttgggtcactgtctgtgtggagtttgcactttctttccgtgcttgcgtgggtttcctctgggtgctctggtttcctcccacagtccaaagatgtgcaggttacgtggattggccacgctatatttacacttaatgtccagggatgtgcagattaggttaacatacatagaacattgaacatacagtgcagatggaggccattaggcccatcgagtcttgcgccgacccacttaagccctcatttccacctatccccgtaacccaataacccctcctaactctttttggtcactaagggcaatttatcatggccaatccacctaacctgcacgtctttggactgtgggagaaaaccggagcacccggaggaaacccacgcagacacggggaaaacgtgcagactctgcacagtgacccaggagggaattgaacctaggatcctggcgctgtgaagccacagtgctaatcacttgtgctaccatgctgccccatatgctaccgtgctgccccacgttaagaggatagggtggggtggggagtggacttgggtatggtgctctttcagagagttgttgcagactcaatgggctgaatggcctccttccacactcggGATTTTATGACAGATCCCAGATCCCTGTCGAAGATGCTGTGCAATTTCGATCTCCCAGCTATCGCAGTTGGCTTGTAAAAGTTCATGAAATTAAATATGCAAAGGAAATCTAGCTATTTGCTGGGTATTGTAAATTTTGGCCCATTATTAATTATAGTTAAACACCAACACTTACAACAGCTTGGGAAATAGAACAGCAGAATCAGTTGAAGCAGAGGTTTCTCTGCAGCAGAGGCAGAGAAAGACACAAAAGTGAGGTGGTACTGACAGGAGGGTGAATTACAGTTTCCATTATAAATATAGACACAGAAATTTCTGATGGAAGGTTTTATAGACAAGATGTGTACATAATTAAGTTTGAAAATATGTACACATTTGAAAAAGTAAACAATTCTTTTGATGTCTGAACAAGTTCCTTCGGCTTAAATTCGGAAATACACGTATGTTGGAATAGAAAAAAGGCCAATAATTGGGAACTTACCTGATTATATTTGCGCCACAATAATGTCAACTATAGGTATTGATTTAACTTTGAATGTGGTCACTTAGACAATGATTGTCAACAAAATTCTGGTTGGCAACATTCCTTCGTCCAAAGCTGTGTACGTCAGAGCTGAATATTTGTCAAACTCCACAAATCTACCACTTGTACAGATTCAATTGACTGGACAAATTTGAGTCATATTGTATTGTAGCAGTTAGTTCATATGATGTCAAAATGCAGAAAGGTATACCCTATTCATACCTATGATATAATCTTGACAGTCTTTGCAGTACTAATACTCGATTAGCAGAAAACAAGTCTTTGATGTGGCTTTGAACTACTCAAAGGTCACATTTGTTTTGAAAGTTGTAGCAACCTCTCAGTGGGCAGTGGACCCAGAAGTAAAGTGAGTGAAATGTAATAAATTTATTTCAAGAACATAAAGCATCTATATAACCTAGCTGGGTGTGCTGTAAGAAACAAAAGGTGAAATTATAAAAGATAGAAAAGAACGAAACAGAAAGAATTTCATAAAAGGACGACATGGAAAATGGTTATAAAGGATATAATGCCCCCAGTCACAAGCACATGATTTACAAACAGTTCTTTTGCTTTTGAGACGTATGACAAATAAGAAATCCTCCAAAAGTATATTCAACATTTAATGTGTTTATTTTTGCAGTAGAGTTAATATTACAGAGCTAAAGCCAATCTTGACATTTGAATAGCTTCATTACTTTAATATGGACGCAATTGCATCCACTGAGTTGACGCCGGGAGATTAGAAACATCCTGACACTAGGGGTTAAAGAATCACACTATCTGCTACATAGGTATTTATAATCTGCTACTCATGTTTAGATTCATGAACTACATGATGCATTTAGTGAGATAAACCTGACCAAATATAGCCTGGAAAGAAATATTTTGATTACATTTAAAATTATCTTCTATATATCATTTAACAGATAGGAAGATGCAACTTCAGGACAATTTAGAAGTTTACATGCAATTCCTTAAAAGCTGACATTTGATCTTGTGTTGTGTTAATGCAATACCAGCAATTAGATTATACAGTTGCGTCGAGGAGCTTtggattttggaagaggatagtgagggggtggtggatcatagggtgtccctatatgccgatgatctgctgctgtatattTCGGAACTGGGCACTTCAGTGGGGAGTATAATGGAGCTGCTCCAGAGATTCGGGATGTTTTTGGGATATACATTAAATTGAGGGAAAAGCAAGTGTTTTATGGTCTCCTGCTGGGAGTTGGAGCGGGATGGGGTGGGCTGCCATTCTGCTTGGCAgcaacccactttaggtattgTGGGTGCAGGtggctggggaatgggcaggGCTTTGGAAGTTTAATTTCATTAGTctggtggggaaggtgaaggCCGACTTGCTGAGGTGAGACAATCGCCCTCTGTCGTTGGCGGGCcaggtgcaggcagttaaaatgaatgttttgccatgaTTCCTGTTTTTGTTCTAATGTCTGCCTGCCTTTTTGTCTAAGTCCTTCTTCAGGGGCTTGGACAAGCTGATCTCTGTTTATTTGcggaggtgggggggtttggaGCAAAGAGGcggggggctctgtgggtaaagGTGGAGGCGGGCTCTTGTTGCAGGGGGTCAGGGTTGTGGGCGCTGGCAAGGGTGCCGCTACCGACGGTCCCAGAAAAGTACTCGGTGAGTCCAGTGATGCCACACCGAAGATTTAGACAGCACTTGGGGGCTGGATCAGAGAGGTTGCCAATTAGCGGGGAATTAGCGGGGAATCATGGATTCgagctggggaggatggatgtgagCTTTTGGGGATGGGCGAGAGAGGGATTAAGGAAATGAGGGGGTGATTCACGACCttagaggagctgggagagaagtatgggttggtgcagggggaagggtttaggtatatgcagatgcagaactttgcaaggaaggttttcctGACCTTGGGGTTgttttgtattttgaaaatgtGTCGAATAAAATTTGATTATGCAGTGCATTGCTTATGAGGTTTTTTTTATAAACAGGAGTATTTATGTGTAAACGCAGAATTACACATGTAGTATCAGACATTTACATTCAATATctatcttttaactttctgccacaTTGAACACTGTAGGTGCTAAGATGGATTTACAGCCCCATTCATTGCGGTCAAATCCCTTACATTTCGCCTTTAGGTATTGGGCAGTTTTATGACACTTAGTACAAACATCCTCACCTTGCAGTTTTTCCACCAATACTTCCTCTTCAGCTTAGCAGCACTTGTTTCAAATTGTGATGCTCCAGCTTGGAGTGCATCTGCACGATCATCGAGCTCTGATAGCTTCTGATCTCGCTCAAGGACTTTGTCCACATTCACTCGCATGATGTCCACCACCTGGGAAGAACAGTCCGAGGAGTAATTTCACAATTCCAAGCTCTTCAGTTAGATTTAATATGCTACATAGATCTCATCATTTCAATATTTTATGGCGATTTCATCATTTTAGTAATGGATCCAAAAATGGTCGTCTGGCAGAGATTTAAAAGAATAGAGAAACATTCTTCATGTAGGAATATACATGTGGATTAGATAAAGGGAGTTGGTTTACATTTAGCCCAGTGTCCTAACATAAGGTACATGGTTTGGACATTGCTGCCTCTAACAGGATCATAATCTGGCTGGCAAACGTATAGTTCAGACCTTTCTAAAGGACTTGCACCAGCCTGAAGGGGGTCCCATCAAAGAGAATGGAAATGCCAGCACCAGCCATGTTGGCAACTAATAGCTGTGGTTCAAAGGGGAGGCTATAAAAATCATACTGCAGCAAGAGCAGCAAAGGAGACCCAACCTCTTGCTACCCACCTATATGAGTGGGCCATAGGATCCTTCAGGAAAATCGCAGAGGATTGTTACTACTGACAGCACTTTGTCAACGACCTGCGTCAGTCCAGGAGGAGTTCAATGGCCTCTCGAGGAATGATAAACTAGGGGACTGCACTGCTACCACATAGTTCAACAGCTATTTTTGGCATGCATGTATTCCATTTCATGCATGCACTCTCACAGTGTTTGGCTATCTTCCCACTATAGCACTGATGGAAATCCCATTCGCCAAATGAGACATTAAGCTAAGGACCTGTCGGCCCTCTGAGATGGTACATTACAAGATCCGAGGGCATAACTTAAAGCAGAATGGAGGGATTCTCCCCGTGTGcagccaatatttatcactcaaccaacacaactaaaacagattatccagtCATTTGTCTCTTTGCTATTTGTGAGACCTCACTGAGCGCAAAACAGCTgcggcatttcctacattacaacattcCAAAATTACCATTGGCTGTAACGaagtttgggacatcctgaggtcatgaaaggagcAATACTAATGCAAATCTTTTTCACTTGCCTGTCAAATGGCCATGTACACTTTCAGAATTGCTTCCT contains:
- the LOC119975449 gene encoding vesicle-associated membrane protein 2-like; protein product: MSTPSQAAAAPAAGGPGNDGGPPPPVNTTSNRRLQQTQAQVDEVVDIMRVNVDKVLERDQKLSELDDRADALQAGASQFETSAAKLKRKYWWKNCKMMIIIGAICAFIIIVLISKYLYWNT